In Virgibacillus sp. NKC19-16, a single genomic region encodes these proteins:
- the ptsP gene encoding phosphoenolpyruvate--protein phosphotransferase codes for MTKTIQGIAASPGIAIAKAYHLTAPDLTFEKRTIKNPNEEKERLDKALEISKQDLEKIKAHTKKEMGDEHAEIFSAHLLVLGDPELINPMKDKIDADNVMAEVALEETANMFIDMFKNMENEYMRERAADIQDVTKRVLAHLIGATFPDPALIDEEVIVIANDLTPSDTAQLNRQFVKGFATDIGGRTSHSAIMARSLEIPAIVGSKEITDSVSQNDMIIVDGNDGFVLVNPTDKELETYRKKQETFERQKEEWAKLKDEPTFSEDGEQVELAANIGTPEDVASVLGNGGEGIGLYRTEFLYMGKSQLPTEDEQYDAYKSVLEQMDGKPVVVRTLDIGGDKELSYLDLPKELNPFLGFRAIRFCLENENVFRPQLRALLRGSAHGNLKIMFPMIATLEEFRQAKAILMDEKENLKREGVEVSDNIEVGIMVEIPSTAVIAKQFAKEVDFFSIGTNDLIQYTMAADRMNEKVSYLYQPYHPAILNLVNNVIEAAHSENKWVGMCGEMAGDPIAIPILLGLGLDEFSMSATSILPARTQISGLSKEKLVSYKEKLLSMGTAEEVMEFVKEKTK; via the coding sequence ATGACAAAAACAATCCAAGGAATCGCAGCATCGCCAGGCATTGCCATCGCAAAAGCCTATCACCTAACAGCACCGGATTTAACGTTTGAAAAAAGAACGATCAAGAATCCAAATGAAGAAAAAGAACGATTAGATAAAGCATTGGAAATTTCCAAGCAAGATCTTGAAAAAATTAAAGCACATACGAAAAAGGAAATGGGCGACGAGCATGCAGAAATTTTCTCTGCACATTTGCTTGTACTAGGTGACCCGGAACTTATCAATCCGATGAAAGATAAAATAGATGCAGATAACGTCATGGCGGAGGTCGCGTTAGAAGAAACAGCGAATATGTTTATCGATATGTTTAAAAACATGGAGAATGAATATATGCGTGAGCGCGCCGCAGACATTCAGGATGTTACCAAACGTGTTTTGGCACATTTAATAGGAGCAACTTTTCCGGATCCGGCGTTAATTGATGAAGAAGTTATCGTTATTGCTAATGACTTAACCCCTTCCGATACTGCACAATTAAATCGTCAATTCGTAAAAGGGTTTGCAACAGATATTGGCGGGCGTACATCCCACTCAGCTATCATGGCCCGTTCACTTGAAATCCCGGCAATCGTAGGCTCAAAGGAGATTACCGATTCTGTTTCCCAAAACGACATGATCATTGTTGATGGAAACGACGGGTTTGTACTTGTTAACCCAACAGATAAGGAACTTGAAACATACCGCAAGAAACAGGAAACATTCGAAAGACAAAAAGAAGAGTGGGCGAAGTTAAAGGATGAACCTACTTTCTCCGAGGACGGGGAACAGGTTGAACTAGCAGCTAATATTGGTACACCAGAAGACGTCGCGAGCGTTCTAGGTAACGGTGGCGAAGGAATCGGACTGTACCGTACAGAGTTTTTATACATGGGTAAATCACAGCTTCCTACAGAAGATGAACAATATGATGCTTATAAATCTGTACTCGAACAAATGGATGGGAAACCTGTAGTTGTTCGTACATTGGATATTGGTGGAGATAAAGAACTGAGTTATTTAGATTTACCAAAAGAGCTGAACCCATTCTTAGGCTTCCGCGCCATTCGCTTCTGCCTGGAAAATGAAAATGTGTTCAGACCTCAATTACGAGCATTACTGCGCGGGAGTGCACATGGAAACTTAAAAATTATGTTCCCGATGATCGCAACATTGGAAGAATTTCGCCAAGCTAAAGCCATTCTAATGGATGAAAAAGAAAATCTGAAGCGTGAAGGTGTCGAAGTCTCCGATAATATTGAAGTTGGCATCATGGTTGAAATCCCATCAACCGCAGTAATTGCCAAGCAATTTGCTAAAGAGGTCGATTTCTTCAGCATCGGAACAAATGATTTAATTCAATATACCATGGCAGCAGACCGTATGAATGAAAAGGTTTCCTATTTATACCAGCCATATCATCCAGCAATATTGAACCTTGTAAACAATGTGATCGAAGCAGCACATAGTGAAAATAAATGGGTTGGTATGTGTGGAGAAATGGCAGGAGACCCAATCGCAATCCCAATTTTACTCGGGCTAGGATTGGATGAGTTCAGTATGAGCGCAACCTCCATTTTACCAGCACGTACACAGATAAGTGGACTATCAAAAGAGAAATTGGTTTCATATAAAGAGAAGCTATTATCGATGGGAACCGCAGAAGAAGTCATGGAATTTGTTAAAGAGAAAACGAAATAA